A genomic region of Dermacentor andersoni chromosome 9, qqDerAnde1_hic_scaffold, whole genome shotgun sequence contains the following coding sequences:
- the LOC126527999 gene encoding uncharacterized protein produces MTPLETAATHVTPGSLRPSPIVFYNEAHGHGMTTYHNHHGAGGGGLHPSAEVHGAHPTSHFLGSQIVVGVSPSANGSGRVTAGSATNGVGKASKKHGNKHGGKRLSNRIIEASLCVFLSLCVSLAGLFLGLLYQPLLLIVFACGLVALLAYLCYGFVHYKRSWRRRNSGLASYWAGHRKISVVSVDRMPTINEVLIEDNVSITKGLPEETWSGKTFVVQNGSTSPES; encoded by the exons ATGACTCCGCTAGAGACAGCGGCGACTCACGTGACGCCTGGCAGCCTAAGACCGAGTCCCATCGTATTTTACAACGAGGCGCACGGCCACGGAATGACCACCTACCACAATCACCACGGAGCTGGAGGCGGCGGCTTGCATCCGTCCGCAGAAGTCCACGGTGCACATCCGACCAGCCATTTTCTCGGGAGTCAAATAGTTGTGG GCGTCAGCCCCTCGGCCAACGGTTCCGGCCGCGTTACCGCCGGCAGCGCCACCAACGGCGTCGGCAAAGCGAGCAAGAAGCACGGCAACAAGCACGGAGGCAAGCGACTCTCGAACCGCATCATCGAGGCGAGCCTGTGCGTGTTCCTGAGCCTGTGCGTGTCCCTGGCGGGCCTCTTCCTGGGCCTTCTGTACCAGCCGCTGCTTCTCATCGTGTTCGCGTGCGGCCTCGTGGCGCTGCTCGCCTACCTTTGCTACGGTTTCGTCCACTACAAGCGTTCCTGG CGGAGACGTAACTCGGGTCTGGCGTCTTACTGGGCGGGCCACCGCAAGATCTCGGTGGTCTCCGTCGACCGCATGCCCACCATCAACGAGGTGCTCATCGAGGACAACGTCTCCATCACCAAGGGTCTCCCCGAGGAGACCTGGAGCGGCAAGACGTTCGTCGTGCAGAACGGGAGCACGTCTCCCGAGAGCTGA